One segment of Dolichospermum sp. DET69 DNA contains the following:
- a CDS encoding ATP-binding protein, whose amino-acid sequence MLPSIFKTCIPRDEILAGELSPELFAAKLRLVVEGTAPYVYQDPTTFFANTFPTDGLKTLISEVFGRLGGAAIGSPIIRLETSFGGGKTHDEIALWHIAKKGREIPGLERFVDNINLIPERPIQASAIACQDLDPVNGVYHSDTGITTYTLWGEIAYQIGGVAGYSLLKGSDEQRVSPGTVVLERITQGQPTVIILDEIARYLRAAKATVVGNSDLAEQVVAFLFSLMDLAAASNNLVFVYTLASSTDSFGAETTEIRETISATARQERILKPSTDVEIYNIVKQRMFNSIEANAASDAAKEYLQTYKASRIDLPDGCKDARYAEGIEQSYPFHPELFSLLTKKIASIANFQRTRGALRLFAGVIRYLWQNVNSQQPTANSQQSPIWIPLIHTHHIPVGIEEEITSDLTSRLGRELMRIPIQADIYNPDGREAYSQLQDAEWQAAGKPPFSTWVARTIFLHSINQGIAAGIRRPELNLSLLTPGLEIGFVDTVLDRLTAVAWYLENDPITLIARFKEEPSLNKIISEEKAQIGITEAKDELRKRRDTIFAAKFFKLVSAPETPADVDDVADSVVLCIIDFDEETISSTTDGPPAIVERIFNNTGEAGKFRTYRNRLLFLIANKQELQRAIENVREYRAMQNILNSPNRLQDLSENQQKQLKARKDDCELKIRVSITNTYQHLFYPANDPVKAPKGLMHYTLPAQERSEVKGNNQQDIILKSLKDCQKIRQDEAQSYAPAFILQKVWPAGINHWTTKALKENFAKDLSLNIFADAEISKLRETIRTGILDGSWDIKIGEKLFIKTDDNKIVPPDSIEFSERIELYRRGILQPPKPREIELNAQVMPSTDKLKPVRLRWKASGALTIKLYQENTEVNDRVFRPSDEYETSITQTTIFKLVVDYGNEEIVEKETKASIITYGTGTYGTGGTSSPSVAEPGSLFAVKPETFNAEGTHNSVFTQLADFIKDNKAEGIELLEISVAEVMDYRKLLTAFPLLMKLPLQIDQTASITLGEQFIRLEYQGPYKGFNSFQNTLNTLLGSKDVKADVFLKLEFKFLSPILPEGTEISNIKSALNRNPVDRLNLMAKLTY is encoded by the coding sequence ATGCTGCCTTCTATCTTCAAAACCTGCATTCCCAGAGACGAAATTTTAGCAGGGGAACTCTCCCCGGAATTATTTGCTGCCAAATTGAGGTTAGTAGTGGAAGGTACAGCACCTTACGTCTACCAAGATCCGACAACCTTTTTTGCTAACACCTTTCCTACAGATGGCTTAAAAACCCTGATTTCCGAAGTATTTGGGCGATTAGGAGGGGCTGCTATTGGTTCTCCTATCATTCGCTTAGAAACCAGCTTCGGAGGTGGGAAAACCCATGATGAAATCGCCTTGTGGCATATCGCCAAAAAGGGGCGAGAAATCCCTGGATTAGAGCGTTTTGTTGATAATATTAATTTAATTCCAGAGCGTCCAATTCAAGCATCGGCGATCGCTTGCCAAGACTTAGATCCAGTTAACGGTGTTTACCATTCAGATACAGGCATTACCACCTATACCCTGTGGGGAGAAATAGCTTATCAAATTGGTGGTGTAGCAGGTTACAGCTTACTTAAAGGTTCTGATGAGCAAAGAGTTAGCCCTGGTACTGTAGTTTTAGAACGCATTACCCAAGGGCAACCCACAGTAATTATTCTCGATGAAATAGCCCGTTATCTAAGAGCAGCTAAAGCCACAGTAGTTGGTAATAGCGACTTAGCAGAACAAGTTGTCGCCTTTTTATTCTCCCTCATGGACTTGGCAGCAGCTTCTAATAATTTAGTCTTTGTTTACACCCTCGCCTCCTCCACTGACAGTTTTGGGGCAGAAACTACAGAAATTCGGGAAACCATTTCGGCCACAGCTAGACAAGAACGGATTCTCAAACCCAGTACCGATGTAGAAATTTACAATATCGTTAAACAACGGATGTTTAACAGCATTGAAGCCAATGCAGCCAGTGATGCCGCTAAAGAATATCTGCAAACTTATAAAGCTAGTCGCATTGACTTACCAGATGGCTGCAAAGATGCCCGTTATGCCGAAGGGATTGAACAGAGTTATCCCTTCCATCCTGAACTATTTAGCCTATTAACCAAAAAAATCGCCTCCATTGCCAACTTCCAACGCACCAGGGGCGCATTACGCCTATTTGCTGGAGTTATACGTTATCTCTGGCAAAACGTTAACAGTCAACAGCCAACAGCCAACAGTCAACAATCCCCAATTTGGATACCCCTAATTCACACCCATCATATCCCTGTAGGCATTGAAGAAGAAATTACCAGTGATTTAACTTCTCGACTGGGTAGAGAATTAATGCGAATCCCCATCCAAGCAGACATTTATAACCCAGATGGTAGAGAAGCATATAGCCAATTACAAGACGCAGAATGGCAAGCAGCCGGCAAACCTCCCTTTTCTACCTGGGTAGCTAGAACCATTTTCTTACATTCCATTAACCAAGGAATTGCCGCAGGTATTCGTCGTCCTGAATTAAACTTATCCCTACTGACACCAGGATTAGAAATTGGCTTTGTAGATACTGTTTTAGACAGACTCACAGCAGTAGCGTGGTATTTAGAAAATGATCCGATTACCTTGATTGCCAGATTTAAAGAAGAACCATCACTCAATAAAATCATTTCCGAAGAAAAAGCACAAATTGGCATTACTGAAGCCAAAGATGAATTAAGAAAACGCCGTGATACGATTTTCGCGGCTAAATTCTTTAAATTAGTTTCTGCACCAGAAACTCCCGCCGATGTAGATGATGTTGCTGATAGTGTAGTCTTGTGCATTATTGATTTTGACGAAGAGACAATTTCTTCTACCACAGATGGACCACCTGCCATAGTAGAACGCATTTTCAACAACACTGGAGAAGCTGGTAAATTCCGCACTTATAGAAATCGCCTGTTATTTCTTATTGCTAACAAACAAGAATTACAACGTGCCATTGAGAATGTGCGAGAATATCGGGCTATGCAAAATATTCTCAATTCTCCTAATCGTTTGCAAGACTTATCAGAAAACCAGCAGAAACAACTTAAAGCACGTAAAGATGATTGTGAATTAAAGATTAGAGTATCAATTACTAATACCTATCAGCATTTATTTTATCCTGCCAATGATCCGGTAAAAGCACCAAAGGGCTTAATGCACTATACTTTACCTGCCCAAGAACGTAGTGAAGTCAAAGGTAATAACCAACAGGATATTATTTTAAAATCTCTCAAAGATTGTCAAAAAATCCGTCAAGATGAAGCACAATCTTATGCACCAGCATTCATATTACAGAAAGTTTGGCCAGCAGGGATAAATCATTGGACAACAAAAGCATTAAAAGAAAATTTTGCTAAAGATTTGAGTTTAAATATTTTCGCTGATGCTGAAATATCTAAATTACGAGAAACAATTCGCACGGGAATTTTAGATGGTAGTTGGGATATAAAAATTGGTGAAAAACTATTCATCAAAACTGATGATAATAAAATTGTTCCTCCTGATTCGATAGAATTTTCTGAAAGAATAGAATTGTATCGTCGGGGTATTCTGCAACCACCTAAACCACGAGAAATTGAACTGAATGCCCAAGTTATGCCTAGTACAGATAAGCTAAAACCTGTGCGGTTAAGGTGGAAAGCATCTGGGGCATTAACCATTAAATTGTATCAAGAAAATACAGAAGTTAATGATAGGGTGTTTCGTCCTAGTGATGAATATGAAACTAGCATTACCCAAACTACAATTTTTAAACTAGTTGTTGATTACGGTAATGAAGAAATAGTTGAAAAAGAAACTAAAGCCTCCATAATTACTTATGGTACTGGTACTTATGGTACTGGTGGAACTTCTTCTCCTAGTGTGGCAGAACCAGGAAGTTTATTTGCCGTCAAACCAGAAACATTTAATGCTGAAGGTACACACAATAGTGTATTTACTCAATTAGCTGATTTTATCAAAGATAATAAAGCCGAAGGAATTGAATTGTTAGAAATTTCAGTAGCAGAAGTAATGGACTACCGCAAGTTATTAACTGCCTTTCCTTTATTGATGAAATTACCCCTGCAAATTGACCAGACAGCAAGTATAACCTTGGGAGAGCAATTTATTCGTTTAGAGTACCAAGGACCATATAAAGGGTTTAATAGTTTTCAGAATACTCTTAATACCTTATTGGGTAGTAAAGATGTCAAAGCAGATGTATTCTTGAAATTGGAATTTAAATTTTTGTCACCAATTCTGCCAGAGGGAACAGAAATAAGTAATATCAAAAGTGCCTTAAACCGAAATCCGGTGGACAGGTTGAATTTAATGGCGAAATTGACGTATTAG
- a CDS encoding four helix bundle protein has translation MESFQNLRVYQLSEQLANEIWFIVIEWDYFAKDTIGKQLVKSTDSIGANIAEGNGRYNLQDNQRFVKIARGSLNETRHWLRLAYQRKLLTQAQTDKIKPIIDELSPKLNAYLNSFKNKSGKT, from the coding sequence ATGGAAAGCTTCCAAAATTTACGCGTTTACCAACTATCGGAACAACTTGCCAATGAAATTTGGTTTATTGTTATAGAATGGGATTATTTTGCTAAAGATACTATTGGTAAACAATTAGTGAAATCTACAGATAGTATTGGTGCTAATATTGCTGAGGGTAATGGACGTTACAACCTACAAGATAATCAACGTTTTGTCAAGATAGCTAGAGGTTCTTTAAACGAAACAAGACACTGGTTAAGACTAGCTTATCAGCGCAAGTTGTTGACTCAAGCCCAAACAGACAAAATCAAACCAATTATTGATGAACTATCACCTAAATTAAATGCTTATCTTAACTCCTTTAAAAATAAATCAGGAAAGACTTGA